In Rosa chinensis cultivar Old Blush chromosome 1, RchiOBHm-V2, whole genome shotgun sequence, a genomic segment contains:
- the LOC112167571 gene encoding uncharacterized protein LOC112167571 codes for MNSAYYVARDIAYNRVHYPPLVDGFQALWRTIWKAKVPKKVAVGVWQACQNILPTRERLLTKRYEGKANCLLCACPMESVGYVLEYCEIARELLGEVSLQITCPVTPIFVFKEWMLECVHRVSLQQFEKFMVFLWALWNNRNAALWEEKPRLPADIAIATMSWFNEYKLVHASSIPRMKVIQRWSRPVENVLKCNIDGSFSQYQMKGGVGCELRNHRGEFQAAVRKFIATAASAFQVEFMAL; via the coding sequence ATGAACTCAGCTTACTATGTAGCTAGGGATATTGCTTATAATCGAGTCCACTACCCTCCTCTAGTTGATGGTTTTCAAGCCCTATGGAGAACAATTTGGAAGGCCAAGGTTCCCAAGAAAGTGGCGGTTGGAGTTTGGCAAGCATGCCAGAATATCTTACCTACTCGAGAGAGACTTTTAACGAAAAGATATGAGGGAAAAGCTAATTGCTTGCTGTGTGCATGCCCAATGGAGTCCGTTGGTTATGTTTTGGAATATTGTGAGATTGCTAGAGAGCTATTGGGGGAGGTGTCTCTGCAGATTACTTGCCCGGTGACACCTATCTTTGTTTTCAAGGAGTGGATGTTGGAATGTGTACATCGAGTATCCCTGCAACAGTTTGAAAAGTTTATGGTTTTTCTGTGGGCGTTGTGGAATAATCGCAATGCTGCGTTGTGGGAAGAGAAGCCGCGATTACCGGCAGATATAGCAATTGCTACTATGAGTTGGTTTAATGAATATAAGTTGGTGCATGCTTCTTCAATCCCTAGAATGAAGGTAATTCAGAGATGGTCGAGACCGGTTGAGAATGTTTTGAAGTGTAATATTGATGGTAGTTTTAGTCAGTACCAGATGAAAGGTGGAGTTGGCTGTGAACTCCGGAATCACAGAGGGGAGTTTCAGGCAGCTGTGAGGAAGTTTATTGCTACTGCAGCATCTGCCTTCCAAGTTGAATTCATGGCCTTGTGA